One genomic window of Polyangium aurulentum includes the following:
- a CDS encoding class I SAM-dependent methyltransferase, which produces MKTRLLALALVAAPLACGGATPESETPDPGAGATTTTTAPATTPADPAAAGATGAPAAGDPGATAKAEPSPEDKKKAEAAKQLAADRAKWEAEAKTEDARWTPAIKAEAKALADAKYASLDAALKAVLKGKHRSPAHVERDAHRHPLETLKFFGMTPEMTVLEYGPGEGWYTEILAPTLASKGKLIVTNSDPKGPAEARSTFYGQRLQRFLERAPEVYGKVETVVIDSKAPKLGMENKVDMVLIFRAMHGLHRDKLLQPVLAEAFKALKPGGVLGVEQHRAKADANPDESAKQGYLPEAFVIKEVEAAGFKLAGKSEVNANPKDTKDHPEGVWTLPPTLELGDKDRAKYVAIGESDRMTLKFTKPKK; this is translated from the coding sequence ATGAAAACCCGTTTGCTTGCACTCGCCCTGGTCGCCGCGCCGCTCGCGTGTGGCGGCGCCACCCCCGAGTCCGAGACCCCCGATCCCGGGGCCGGAGCGACCACCACCACCACCGCGCCGGCCACGACGCCCGCCGATCCCGCCGCTGCCGGGGCCACGGGCGCGCCTGCTGCCGGCGATCCCGGCGCGACCGCGAAGGCCGAGCCGTCCCCCGAGGACAAGAAGAAGGCCGAGGCCGCCAAGCAGCTCGCCGCCGACCGCGCCAAGTGGGAGGCCGAGGCCAAGACCGAGGACGCGCGCTGGACGCCCGCGATCAAGGCCGAGGCCAAGGCCCTCGCCGACGCGAAGTACGCCTCGCTCGACGCCGCCCTCAAGGCCGTGCTCAAGGGCAAGCACCGCAGCCCCGCCCACGTCGAGCGCGACGCGCACCGCCACCCCCTCGAGACGCTCAAGTTCTTCGGCATGACGCCCGAGATGACCGTGCTCGAGTACGGCCCCGGCGAGGGCTGGTACACCGAGATCCTCGCCCCGACCCTCGCGTCGAAGGGCAAGCTCATCGTCACCAACAGCGACCCGAAGGGCCCCGCCGAGGCCCGCAGCACCTTCTACGGCCAGCGCCTGCAGCGCTTCCTCGAGAGGGCGCCCGAGGTCTACGGGAAGGTCGAGACGGTCGTCATCGACAGCAAGGCCCCGAAGCTCGGCATGGAGAACAAGGTCGACATGGTGCTCATCTTCCGCGCCATGCACGGCCTGCACCGCGACAAGCTCCTGCAGCCGGTCCTCGCCGAGGCGTTCAAGGCCCTCAAGCCGGGCGGCGTGCTCGGCGTCGAGCAGCACCGCGCCAAGGCCGACGCGAACCCGGACGAGAGCGCCAAGCAGGGCTACCTGCCCGAGGCGTTCGTGATCAAGGAGGTCGAGGCCGCGGGCTTCAAGCTCGCCGGCAAGTCCGAGGTCAACGCGAACCCGAAGGACACGAAGGACCACCCCGAGGGCGTCTGGACGCTGCCGCCGACCCTCGAGCTCGGCGACAAGGACCGCGCGAAGTACGTCGCGATCGGCGAGAGCGATCGAATGACGCTCAAGTTCACGAAGCCGAAGAAGTAA
- a CDS encoding type VI secretion system Vgr family protein, whose product MPILELTVASGQSLSVRRFSVEESVSGLFTIALWVRCEEPDVDLEGILGQDASLRIVHGVAYVAGLGTRTWKGMCTHIEQVHGVSPIPGQKAESTYFLRVAPKAWLLTQRRNYRIYQHLSIPDIVDALLAEWAITPVWKIDRGSYPKLEYKVQYGESDYAFMSRLVEEAGICFTFPDENGSNITFHDELEKGPRRAGLPIPYVEEPNQEAEKEFVTQVRLSHEVRPGLHTQRDYDFRRPSYTLSQPSERAPAPEDRYEQYHYQPGSFLSEVGRGDGNTPVADDKGIARHDEKYGKGRADKALLGRRMGRRQVAFETNVPDLAPGAIYKIGHHPHPEINEGADLLVIELHIEGSPQDEWNISGRAVFTDVAYRPPLRTPKPRVNNVQSATVVGPAGQEIHVDEFGRVRVQFPWDREGKFDDGSSCWIRVSQGWAGTGYGMIMIPRVGQEVLVGFLDGDPDQPIITGRVFNAKQVVPYKLPDHKTRSTWKSESSMGGGGFNEIMFEDLTTQELVWMQAEKNLRKLVKNDETITIGHDREKFVVRNEVETTSGARIEVTSGDRTEITDKERTLFVGDASLKMVKGDEHEKTEGNVQILIEKDQDVVVRQMKRERVEKDMSLYVVGNRNERVDGTLSVTVDKNHHEKIAKNSALEVSKEIHLKAGTSIVIEAAKDVTLKGPGGFIRIDSSGVTIRGTLVRINSGGSAGTGGGASPLPPDEAKLAVVDEPVRPKPTDLRVDGIGQ is encoded by the coding sequence ATGCCGATCCTCGAGCTCACCGTCGCCTCCGGTCAGTCCCTCTCGGTCCGCCGCTTCTCGGTGGAAGAGTCCGTCTCGGGCCTCTTCACGATCGCCCTGTGGGTGCGCTGTGAAGAGCCGGACGTCGACCTCGAGGGCATCCTCGGACAGGACGCGTCGCTTCGCATCGTGCACGGCGTGGCGTACGTCGCCGGGCTCGGCACGCGGACGTGGAAGGGCATGTGCACGCACATCGAGCAGGTGCACGGCGTCTCGCCCATCCCGGGGCAGAAGGCCGAGTCGACCTACTTTTTGCGGGTCGCCCCGAAGGCGTGGCTTTTGACGCAGCGGCGCAACTACCGCATCTACCAGCACCTCTCCATTCCCGACATCGTCGACGCGCTCCTCGCCGAGTGGGCGATCACGCCGGTGTGGAAGATCGACCGCGGGAGCTATCCGAAGCTCGAATACAAGGTGCAGTACGGCGAGAGCGACTACGCGTTCATGAGCCGCCTCGTCGAGGAGGCGGGCATCTGCTTCACGTTCCCCGACGAGAACGGCTCGAACATCACCTTCCACGACGAGCTGGAGAAGGGCCCGCGGCGCGCGGGGCTGCCCATTCCGTACGTCGAAGAGCCCAACCAGGAGGCCGAGAAGGAGTTCGTGACGCAGGTGCGCCTTTCGCACGAGGTGCGCCCGGGGTTGCACACGCAGCGCGACTACGACTTCCGCAGGCCGTCGTACACGCTGAGCCAGCCGTCGGAGCGCGCGCCCGCGCCCGAGGATCGCTACGAGCAATACCACTATCAGCCGGGCTCGTTCCTGTCCGAGGTCGGCCGGGGCGACGGCAATACGCCGGTCGCGGACGACAAGGGCATCGCGCGGCACGACGAGAAATACGGCAAGGGGCGGGCGGACAAGGCGCTGCTCGGGCGCCGCATGGGCCGCAGGCAGGTGGCATTCGAGACGAACGTGCCCGATCTCGCGCCGGGCGCGATCTACAAGATCGGGCACCACCCGCACCCCGAGATCAACGAGGGCGCCGACCTTTTGGTGATCGAGCTTCATATCGAGGGCTCGCCGCAGGACGAGTGGAACATCTCGGGGCGCGCGGTGTTCACGGACGTCGCCTACCGCCCGCCGCTGCGCACGCCGAAGCCGCGCGTCAACAACGTGCAGAGCGCGACGGTGGTCGGGCCCGCGGGCCAGGAGATCCACGTCGACGAATTCGGCCGGGTGCGCGTGCAATTCCCCTGGGATCGCGAGGGGAAATTCGACGACGGAAGCTCGTGCTGGATCCGCGTGAGCCAGGGCTGGGCGGGCACGGGCTACGGCATGATCATGATCCCGCGCGTCGGGCAGGAGGTGCTGGTGGGCTTCCTGGACGGCGATCCGGATCAGCCGATCATCACCGGCCGCGTCTTCAACGCCAAGCAGGTGGTTCCGTACAAGCTGCCCGATCACAAGACGCGCAGCACGTGGAAGAGCGAATCGTCGATGGGCGGCGGCGGCTTCAACGAGATCATGTTCGAGGATCTCACGACGCAGGAGCTGGTCTGGATGCAGGCCGAGAAGAACCTGCGCAAGCTCGTGAAGAACGACGAGACGATCACGATCGGGCACGACCGGGAGAAGTTCGTCGTACGCAACGAGGTGGAGACGACGAGCGGGGCGCGCATCGAGGTGACCAGCGGTGACCGCACGGAGATCACCGACAAGGAACGCACGCTCTTCGTGGGCGACGCGAGCCTGAAGATGGTCAAGGGCGACGAGCACGAGAAGACGGAGGGCAACGTGCAGATCCTGATCGAAAAGGATCAGGACGTCGTGGTCCGCCAGATGAAGCGCGAGCGGGTCGAGAAGGACATGAGCCTGTACGTCGTCGGCAACCGCAACGAGCGGGTGGACGGCACGCTCTCGGTCACGGTCGACAAGAACCACCACGAGAAGATCGCGAAGAATTCGGCGCTCGAGGTGTCGAAAGAGATTCACCTGAAGGCGGGCACGTCGATCGTCATCGAGGCGGCGAAGGACGTGACCTTGAAGGGCCCCGGCGGCTTCATCCGCATCGATTCGAGCGGGGTGACGATTCGCGGGACGCTCGTGCGCATCAACAGCGGCGGCAGCGCGGGCACGGGCGGCGGGGCGAGCCCGCTGCCGCCGGACGAGGCGAAGCTCGCCGTGGTGGACGAGCCGGTGCGCCCGAAGCCGACCGATCTGCGCGTCGATGGAATCGGGCAATAG